The genomic interval CCTCATCAATCGTTTTTCTGAGGACATAGACCTTGCCATAGATCGTAGTGTTTTCGAACTTGATGGTGATTTGACCAAGAAACAAGTCAAGAAATTACGAAAGGCCTCTTCTATCTTTGTTCGCGATGAACTGTACAGCCAATTAGTTGAGACAATTAATCATACCTCGCTTAAAGACAAATGTCAGATAGAAGCAGAGCCTGATGGTGATGGCGATGCCACTTATCCTGAACCTCGAAGTATCTTCGTCCGCTATCAGTCAGTGTTTGAAGACAAGCTGGCTTATATTCCACCCGTCGTCAAGATAGAGGCCGGTGCACGTTCTTTATTGGAACCATACGATGAAGCCCAGTTATTTAGCATGGTGGAAGAGGTATTGCCTACCATAAGTACGACACAGGTTGATATAAAGATAAAGACCGCAATAGCAGAAAAGACCTTCTTAGAAAAGGCTTTCCTTCTACACGAACTGTTCTCTGTTAACAAACATGTAGATGCGAAACGACGTTCTCGCCATATATATGACCTACATATGATGATGAAGAAGGGTATTGTTAACAAAGCAATAGCAAATGACGAGCTATGGCAAACAATACTTCATCACCGCTCCACACTCACCAGTATGCAAGGTGTTGATTATGATGCTGACATCAAAAAGAACATACGCCTCATTCCGTCATCCGAATCCTTAGCAAACTGGGAAAAGGACTATGAAGATATGTCCTCTGCTATGATATATGGCGAGAGGCCTTCTTTTACTGAATTACTAGAAAGCATGCACAAGTTAGAACTACTATTTAAAAAGGTGTAGCATTGAATTCAATTTGATAGTCCAATCTGAAACGAAAATATCCACATCTCTCCTATCGCCGTATGTATCGCCTTTAAAAAAGGCGTTGTGGCATTGTGGATATTTTTCAAACACGCTTTACTTTCAAAATGTTCCCTTACTGGGAGCTCAGTGTTCCCTATTTGGGAACCGACAGAAGATAGCACTACGTTTTGTAGTGTTTAATATTGCCTCTTCTTGTTTCAAAGTTCCACAAGGCTTGTGAATAAAAGTTTTTCGAACGAAGTTGTTCTCCTTTCAAAGAAAAGATGTATCTTTGCGATATCAATGATTAAAAGCTTATGATTGACGAAAAGAAGATTGCACAGTATAATATGGAGATGGCAGTACATGCAAATGGAGCTGCTCAGTTTTTGAATGCCTTAATTGGTGGCAAATTTGTGACTCAAGAGCAGGCTCGCGATATGGCCGATTACATATTGGCGCAAACAAAGAGAAACATAGAAAGTTACCCCTTTGCTTCTCAAGAAGAAAAGGAAACTGAGATACTTCGAAGAGAGAACCTGATGAATATGTTGAAATCACAAATGGGATTGTAATATATATTGTTGAAATATGGCAAGTTGGAGCAAAAAAATACTATCAAGGGAGAATGGCGAACATGTACCGATGCAAGCCCCAATGATAGTTTCGGCAAGCAGGAGTACAGATATACCAGCTTTTTATGCTGATTGGTTCTTCCATCGATTAGAGAAAGGCTACTCTGCATGGACGAATCCCTTCAATGGTGTGAAGTCGTATGTATCGTATGAGAATACACGCTTCATCGTGTTTTGGTCTAAGAATCCTCGTCCATTATTGCCATATCTACATATCCTCAAAGAGCGTAATATTAAGTGCTACGTTCAATATACACTAAACGACTATGAGCAGGAGAAGTTAGAAAAGGTTCCTTCCCTTGCTTCACGAATAGAGACATTCAAACTATTAGTTGAACAATTGGGCAAGGTCGCAGTTGTATGGCGGTTTGATCCAATGATTTTGACGGATAACATATCTGTTGAGGATTTGCTTCAGAAAGTTCAAAACATTGGTGACCAACTGAAGGATTATACCGAGAAATTGGTGTTCAGCTATGCTGATATTGCCATGTATCGAAAGGTGAAACACAACCTTGAAGTAAGTGGTATACCATATCATGAATGGGATACAGAGCAGATGGAAGAGTTTGCCGATAAGCTATCTACCATGAATCGTGAACGAGGCTGGAACTTCCAACTGGCGACATGCGGTGAAAAAATAGACATTACAAAATATGGAATATCACATAACCGTTGTGTAGATGGTGACCTTATTACACGCCTAGCATGGGATGATAAGGATCTCATGAAATTCATGAAGGTGAAGATAGAAGATGTTCCTGCTCCTTCTTTGTTTGGTAATTCCGAATTACCAGAGGGAGCCATACTGTTGCCTAATAACCACTATTTCATTAGCACCCACAAGAAAGATCCTGGTCAGCGCCAGTTCTGTGAGTGTATGGCATCCAAGGATATTGGCGAATATAACACCTGTCCACATCTCTGTGAGTACTGCTATGCTAATGCTACAAAAGAATTGGCGTTGCAGAATTGGAAACGTCATCAAGAGAATAGATTTTCGGAAACTATAACAGGGAAATAATATGGCACTAAATATTTTCAAAATTTCAGAATACAACCATATTGCGGAGACAAGGCAGTTTGAATCTATATGCCAGTTGCTGCAACAAAAGTATGGGGATTCTTCAGAAGAGTGTATTCTTGTTGGCAATTATAATATTGAAGGTGTTGAGTTAGACGCCCTTCTTATTACTGCAGGTGGTATACGAATATTAGAATTCAAAAACTGGGGTGGTCATATTATTGCTCGTGAAAATGGTTCATGGACTTCTAACAATATGATTATTGAAGGAGGAGCCCGCGAGAAAACGCCATTTGAACAAATCAGACTAAATAAAAGCCGAGTCACAAAAGGGCTTAACAAACTGTTAGGAGTTCAGCCCCAAATGATTAGTGCAGCTATTATTTTCTGGCAAGATGCTGACATTGATACAACAGGTCTATCAGATACGGTGACTACATGGCTCACTGTTTGTGACAACCAACACCTATCTTACATTCTGAACGGTTTAAAGACCAACGCAATGTCTGCAGACTTTGTCGCTTCAATACCTCTAAAGCTAAAGTTAGGAGAGTTCTCCATAAAATCAGATAGGGAATATAGAACTCCTATCAATGAAACATACGAACCTGAAGCATCTACCAATTTCTTTGATGAATTGGAAACAGCCATTAGTCAGATTCCTAATTATCGCAAGACGTATAATGCGATGAATATGGTTTTCAAAAAATGTCTGAGCCAAAAAACAAGTGGAACGCGTATTAATTTTGGCGGCGATTTTGCAAAAACTGACTATCTATTAAAAGAGTTTGGCGCATCTAAGAGGTTGATAAAATCAACTAACGACACACGTGTACGACTGAGAAAACGTTATGAGTTGACAGAAGATAACTTACAGAAATATTGTCTGTTTGACCTTAAAAACCTTTGCCAGTTTATAGCATTTATATATAAGACTGAGATTCCTGTCCGACTGATAGAACTTTTCCCCACTGAGAAAATACCATATTATACTCCATTGCTCGTTGGAGAATGTATGAGATGTATCGTGGAGTGTTGGGATGACGAATATGTCTATGTCAGGACAGAAGATTCTAACGATGGCGAACTTACAAAGGTTTGTTATGCACATGGGAATAAGTTCTATGACTATGACTGGACTTATTTGAAAGATATATTCTACAAGGATGCCCAGCTGAATCTTGTACGTCCAAGAGAAGAGAATGGTGTAATATATCCAGAGTTGACAATATTTGAGCCTGATTATTTGGTAAATATATCAACTGTTGCCCGTTGCTTCACCAATTATGCAGATTCTCCATTTGTGGATTTAATTAAGAAGTTGGAACCACAAAAAACAACGGAAGCGATTGTTTTGGGTAACTTAGCTGGGCAATTATTAGATGAGTCTATTCACCGATTGCCAAATACTCGCCCTTATTCTGATAGTGTTAAGGATTTCTTTAAGGACAATGCTATAAGTCTATTGACTGCCAATGTTAGCCCTACGTTCCATCAAGATGCACAAAGACAGAAACAGAATATTGCTCAAGCAATTCATAATACGTTGCCAAGAGAAGTCCAAGGCTTTGATTCAAGAAATGGTATAGTAGAGCCATCCTTTTTCTCGGAAATGCTGGGATTACAAGGGCGTATGGATTATCTCCAATTGGATTATAAAGTTCTTATGGAACAGAAATCTGGAAAAGGAGCATTTCCATTCGACAACTTTGTTAAGCCCAGGCATACGAATGAACATTTTGTACAAATGTTACTCTATGTTTCCTTGATTCGATATAACTTCAGGGAAATATACGAAAGGGTTAAAAACGATTTTCATGCCTATCTATTATATTCAAAATATAGTGATAGTTTATTGGATCCTGGATACACAGCGCCTAGACTGTTGTTTGAAGCTATTAAGATTAGAAATGGACTTGCATGGACAGAAATGCTTTATACACAGCCAAGTGGCTATAGGATTCTTGACGGTTTATCACCAGAGGATTTAAATAAAAAACACCTTACGGGTAACTTCTGGGATAAATGGATACGTCCACAATTAGCCTCTGTTCTCGATCCTATACAACAGGCTTCGGATTTGGAAAAGGCTTATTATTTCTGTTTCCTAACATTCATTTCTAATGAGCATGTGATGTCGAAACTGGGAAATAAGACCAAAGAAAGTTCTGGGTTTGCGGCTACTTGGTATAACTCTTTGGAAGAAAAGCTTCAGGCTGGAAACATATACGACAATTTGAAGCTGCGATCGCCAAATAGGGAAACAACAGGGCGAATTAAAAGCGTAGAATTAGGCTTCTCAGAAAATGAAGACAATGACATGTCTAACTTCCGAGTTGGTGACATTGTTATTCTATACCCATACACTGAAGGAAAGGAGCCAGATGCCCGCAAGACTATGGTACACCGCTGTACAATAGAGAGTATTGGGACAGATACCATCAAACTTACACTGAGAGCTGCACAATCGGATAATCGTGTATTCTTAGCCCAGATGAATAACCCGTGGGCCATCGAGCACGATTTTATGGAGTCTTCATATAGTTCACTTTACAAAGGTATGCAAGCTTTCCTTATGGCTCCAAAGGAAAGACGTGATTTACTATTGCTGCAGAGAGAGCCTGAAACAGATAAAACAATTACCCTAAAAGGCAGCTATGGAGAGTTTGATAACCTGATGTTAAAGGTAAAAAGAGCAAAAGAACTATTCTTAATTATTGGACCTCCAGGAACAGGAAAGACATCTTTTGGCCTTCTTAATACCGTCAAAGAAGAACTGTTGGAACCAAATGCCAGCATCTTGCTATTGTCATATACAAATAGAGCTGTTGACGAAATCTGCAGCAAGTTAGCTGAAGAAGGAATTGACTTTATCCGTATCGGAGGAGAGTTTAGCTGTGGTGATAGCTATAAAGCGAACTTGCTCAGTACGAGGGTCGAACAAAGTAACAATTTGCCTAACCTTAAGACCGATTTGCTTCAGACAAAGGTTTTTGTAGGAACCACTACGGCTCTGAACAGCAATATTGCCTTATTCCAACTGAAACATTTTACCCTTGCAGTTATAGACGAAGCATCTCAAATACTGGAACCTCATTTGATAGGTCTGCTTAGTGCTCAGAAGGAAGGCTTGCCGGCTATCAAGAAATTTGT from Prevotella sp. E13-27 carries:
- a CDS encoding nucleotidyl transferase AbiEii/AbiGii toxin family protein; protein product: MQKNNYFALTTVQQRTILEQTAIKKALPKQAIEKDLWVTTILQIVFSLPCAENLVFKGGTSLSKVWGLINRFSEDIDLAIDRSVFELDGDLTKKQVKKLRKASSIFVRDELYSQLVETINHTSLKDKCQIEAEPDGDGDATYPEPRSIFVRYQSVFEDKLAYIPPVVKIEAGARSLLEPYDEAQLFSMVEEVLPTISTTQVDIKIKTAIAEKTFLEKAFLLHELFSVNKHVDAKRRSRHIYDLHMMMKKGIVNKAIANDELWQTILHHRSTLTSMQGVDYDADIKKNIRLIPSSESLANWEKDYEDMSSAMIYGERPSFTELLESMHKLELLFKKV
- a CDS encoding DUF1848 domain-containing protein, giving the protein MASWSKKILSRENGEHVPMQAPMIVSASRSTDIPAFYADWFFHRLEKGYSAWTNPFNGVKSYVSYENTRFIVFWSKNPRPLLPYLHILKERNIKCYVQYTLNDYEQEKLEKVPSLASRIETFKLLVEQLGKVAVVWRFDPMILTDNISVEDLLQKVQNIGDQLKDYTEKLVFSYADIAMYRKVKHNLEVSGIPYHEWDTEQMEEFADKLSTMNRERGWNFQLATCGEKIDITKYGISHNRCVDGDLITRLAWDDKDLMKFMKVKIEDVPAPSLFGNSELPEGAILLPNNHYFISTHKKDPGQRQFCECMASKDIGEYNTCPHLCEYCYANATKELALQNWKRHQENRFSETITGK
- a CDS encoding NERD domain-containing protein/DEAD/DEAH box helicase, which gives rise to MALNIFKISEYNHIAETRQFESICQLLQQKYGDSSEECILVGNYNIEGVELDALLITAGGIRILEFKNWGGHIIARENGSWTSNNMIIEGGAREKTPFEQIRLNKSRVTKGLNKLLGVQPQMISAAIIFWQDADIDTTGLSDTVTTWLTVCDNQHLSYILNGLKTNAMSADFVASIPLKLKLGEFSIKSDREYRTPINETYEPEASTNFFDELETAISQIPNYRKTYNAMNMVFKKCLSQKTSGTRINFGGDFAKTDYLLKEFGASKRLIKSTNDTRVRLRKRYELTEDNLQKYCLFDLKNLCQFIAFIYKTEIPVRLIELFPTEKIPYYTPLLVGECMRCIVECWDDEYVYVRTEDSNDGELTKVCYAHGNKFYDYDWTYLKDIFYKDAQLNLVRPREENGVIYPELTIFEPDYLVNISTVARCFTNYADSPFVDLIKKLEPQKTTEAIVLGNLAGQLLDESIHRLPNTRPYSDSVKDFFKDNAISLLTANVSPTFHQDAQRQKQNIAQAIHNTLPREVQGFDSRNGIVEPSFFSEMLGLQGRMDYLQLDYKVLMEQKSGKGAFPFDNFVKPRHTNEHFVQMLLYVSLIRYNFREIYERVKNDFHAYLLYSKYSDSLLDPGYTAPRLLFEAIKIRNGLAWTEMLYTQPSGYRILDGLSPEDLNKKHLTGNFWDKWIRPQLASVLDPIQQASDLEKAYYFCFLTFISNEHVMSKLGNKTKESSGFAATWYNSLEEKLQAGNIYDNLKLRSPNRETTGRIKSVELGFSENEDNDMSNFRVGDIVILYPYTEGKEPDARKTMVHRCTIESIGTDTIKLTLRAAQSDNRVFLAQMNNPWAIEHDFMESSYSSLYKGMQAFLMAPKERRDLLLLQREPETDKTITLKGSYGEFDNLMLKVKRAKELFLIIGPPGTGKTSFGLLNTVKEELLEPNASILLLSYTNRAVDEICSKLAEEGIDFIRIGGEFSCGDSYKANLLSTRVEQSNNLPNLKTDLLQTKVFVGTTTALNSNIALFQLKHFTLAVIDEASQILEPHLIGLLSAQKEGLPAIKKFVLIGDHKQLPAVVQQTEDVSRVQDVLLNSIHLTDCRLSLFERLLKKYADNEDVVDMLKKQGRMHHDIAIFPNYTFYNNLLEEVPRPHQNVVLPVRGNGENGITD